In one Carassius carassius chromosome 12, fCarCar2.1, whole genome shotgun sequence genomic region, the following are encoded:
- the LOC132154161 gene encoding RING finger protein 212B-like, producing the protein MNWFHCNNCYVREGKKFVVSSCGHIFCENCVNTSQCGICHGNCNYLHISDQMKPQEKMFFKDPVKLVQSRLEHIAQIAIFQKRQKERYIAFLRSRSVELERKVKEVRDQCYRQVSELKQENEELKKPLSQRRTSPGRFPINGGTPRMILPVAVTSPVTPRSRAVSSGDTLERFRHSRLGMTTPPGSSISMSSMSSVHEQSFRTPSSVNTPTRSQHTTPNNFQFQLLARPTIQSPRQ; encoded by the exons ATGAATTGGTTTCACTGTAATAACTGTTATgtgagagaggggaaaaaattcGTAGTGTCCAGTTGTGGCCATATATTTTGTGAGAACTGCGTAAATACAA GTCAGTGCGGAATTTGTCATGGCAACTGCAACTACCTTCACATATCTGATCAG atgaagcCACAGGAAAAGATGTTTTTCAAAGATCCAGTGAAACTCGTTCAGTCTCGACTGGAACATATTGCACAG ATTGCTATTTTTCAGAAAAGGCAGAAGGAGCGATACATTGCATTTCTAAGGAGCAGGTCTGTGGAACTAGAACGAAAAGTGAAAGAAGTCCGTGATCAGTGCTACAG GCAAGTGTCTGAGCTGAAACAAGAGAACGAAGAACTAAAGAAACCGCTTTCTCAGAGGAGG ACatctcctgggaggtttccaatTAATGG AGGAACTCCAAGGATGATTCTTCCTGTGGCTGTCACATCACCAG TCACACCTCGCTCAAGAGCTGTCAG TTCGGGCGACACTTTGGAGAGGTTTAGACATTCCAGACTCGGCATGACA ACACCCCCAGGGTCATCCATCTCTATGTCTAGCATGAGTTCAGTACACGAACAAAGTTTCA GGACACCCAGCTCAGTTAACACTCCGACAAG GTCCCAACATACAACCCCAAACAACTTTCAGTTCCAGCTTCTGGCTAGGCCTACAATCCAGTCCCCAAGGCAATAA
- the homeza gene encoding homeobox and leucine zipper encoding a, with product METHSDHDLKVFSLKGVAAKRQDGSLTIARQQKSPHYHNYDGKQHASPSNRRPRESNGGSAVSFSTNNNSVVCLPLVSEGLKLVWTQSDQTRELDGIPELVQAFNIFPYPTSQEVTTLARVCALPLDKVKVWFMVQRIKYGISWASEDIEETRLKLARPVQMSETEHKESSRKSKNGIEDLKETVEDHVEDLVQSPQVLRKRHKTEITEPAKLFPVPSHFRSSLPPPQDSYYYRKPVEIPEKPQAVTPPTSTESPVGSEQPRHGRYKKSKAQLAALRKSFLQENWPDETELQRLQDETGLSRNDIRKWFSDSRYQLRNGRGLSTSFSATQGEKNEPNCSLSSQSHEVQPLPLTTKKQTTEQVDDEGKEKFRVKGTRKNWPKNSQFFQLFLSNTLEAFEDGALVVDEEKCSEESEIQNIEAGSEQESERRCLTPPVPAAPTSSSSSPSITPSKKHSGRSSKSARFVKTNALNNSLNPSDNTSPSSVLTAAGRPRKTKEQLAVLKEHFQRCPWPKSDVYTQIVELTCLPRADVIQWFGDTRYAVKNGHVRWVHADVRDQVLAEIALLQSGGAAADATGTPGSEGNRKRKSHGNSTPKTQKSAMDSVDLSPLEQYYRQTGPLQEKDLDNLCRKSKMSYQLVRDWFASKDSRILDTEITVID from the coding sequence ATGGAGACACACAGTGACCATGACTTGAAAGTTTTCTCTTTAAAAGGGGTGGCTGCAAAAAGACAAGATGGAAGCCTCACCATTGCACGCCAGCAAAAATCACCACACTACCACAATTATGATGGAAAGCAACATGCAAGCCCTTCTAATCGCAGACCAAGAGAGAGCAATGGTGGTTCTGCAGTAAGCTTCAGCACTAATAATAACTCTGTAGTATGTCTTCCTTTGGTATCTGAAGGACTGAAGCTAGTGTGGACCCAGTCCGATCAAACACGTGAGCTGGATGGTATCCCTGAACTTGTTCAGGCCTTCAATATCTTCCCCTATCCAACATCTCAAGAAGTCACCACCCTTGCCCGTGTCTGCGCTCTTCCGCTAGATAAAGTCAAAGTGTGGTTCATGGTGCAACGTATCAAGTATGGAATTAGCTGGGCCTCGGAGGACATTGAAGAGACGCGGCTCAAGCTGGCTAGACCAGTTCAGATGAGTGAGACTGAACACAAAGAGAGCAGTAGAAAGAGCAAAAATGGTATTGAGGATTTAAAAGAAACTGTAGAAGATCATGTAGAAGATCTAGTGCAAAGTCCACAAGTGCTTCGTAAAAGACATAAAACTGAAATCACAGAACCAGCAAAGCTCTTTCCTGTTCCCTCACATTTCCGTTCATCTCTCCCACCTCCCCAGGATTCATACTACTACAGAAAGCCAGTAGAAATTCCAGAAAAACCGCAAGCAGTCACTCCACCTACTTCTACAGAGTCTCCTGTTGGATCTGAGCAGCCACGTCATGGGCGCTACAAAAAGTCCAAAGCCCAGTTAGCTGCTTTGCGTAAGAGTTTTCTACAAGAGAATTGGCCTGATGAGACTGAGCTCCAGCGCCTACAAGATGAGACGGGCCTTAGTCGTAATGATATTCGAAAATGGTTTAGTGACAGTCGCTACCAGCTGCGAAATGGTCGGGGGTTGTCGACATCCTTCTCTGCTACTCAAGGAGAAAAAAATGAACCCAACTGCAGTCTATCATCTCAGTCTCATGAGGTTCAGCCCCTTCCTCTCACCACTAAAAAGCAAACTACAGAGCAAGTTGATGACGAAGGCAAGGAAAAGTTTCGCGTGAAAGGAACACGAAAGAATTGGCCAAAGAACTCTCAGTTTTTCCAGCTTTTCCTCTCTAACACACTTGAGGCATTTGAAGACGGAGCATTAGTTGTGGATGAGGAGAAATGTTCAGAAGAAAGTGAGATTCAAAATATCGAAGCTGGAAGCGAACAGGAAAGTGAGAGGAGATGTTTGACACCTCCAGTGCCAGCTGCACCcacttcctcctcttcttctccaTCGATCACCCCATCTAAAAAACACTCGGGCAGGTCGTCAAAATCTGCAcgttttgtaaaaacaaatgctTTGAACAACTCCCTAAACCCCTCAGACAACACTTCACCTTCTTCAGTATTAACGGCAGCTGGACGACCAAGAAAAACAAAGGAGCAACTGGCTGTCCTAAAGGAACACTTCCAGCGGTGCCCATGGCCAAAAAGTGACGTATACACACAGATAGTTGAACTAACATGTTTGCCTCGTGCCGATGTTATCCAGTGGTTTGGGGACACGCGTTATGCTGTAAAAAATGGCCATGTACGCTGGGTGCATGCTGATGTACGTGACCAAGTGCTTGCTGAGATAGCATTGTTACAAAGTGGAGGGGCTGCTGCTGATGCCACTGGAACCCCAGGAAGTGAAGGCAACAGGAAACGTAAGTCACACGGGAACAGCACACCAAAAACACAGAAGTCTGCAATGGATTCTGTAGACCTCAGTCCATTGGAGCAGTATTATCGACAGACGGGACCACTCCAAGAAAAAGACCTTGACAATCTCTGCCGTAAATCAAAAATGAGTTATCAACTGGTCAGAGACTGGTTTGCATCTAAAGACAGCAGAATACTGGACACAGAGATCACTGTTATTGATTGA
- the dhrs1 gene encoding dehydrogenase/reductase SDR family member 1, with product MALSGWICVVTGASRGIGRGIALQLSEAGATVYITGRQDKTLKQTAAEVTERGGRCLPVVCDSSKEHEIKELFDRVQREQNGRLDLLVNNAYAGVQAIMDNLNKKFWEVDPDIWDTINNTGLRGHYFCSVYAARMMVAQGKGLIVFISSMGGLRYLFNVPYGVGKAACDRMAADMAIELKKKGVVSVSLWPGAVQTELINQYMSHGEGPLGIDPKLKEVFSKGETTEFSGRCIVELAKDKSLMSMTGQVLMTCDLAYRYGLKDVDGRSVVDYTSLKFLISQIPYVSWLSVFTPSFIRVPRSILSLGSGKF from the exons ATGGCACTTTCAGGATGGATCTGTGTGGTGACTGGGGCTTCCAGAGGAATTGGAAGAGGTATTGCCCTTCAGTTATCTGAGGCTGGTGCTACAGTGTACATCACTGGTCGACAGGACAAAACTCTGAAGCAGACAGCAGCAGAG GTGACCGAGAGAGGTGGCCGGTGTCTCCCAGTGGTCTGTGACTCATCTAAAGAGCATGAAATCAAGGAACTGTTTGATCGTGTCCAGCGTGAGCAAAATGGTAGACTTGACTTGTTGGTGAATAATGCCTATGCAGGTGTACAG GCTATCATGGACAACTTGAACAAGAAATTCTGGGAGGTGGATCCAGATATTTGGGACACAATCAACAACACTGGACTCAG GGGTCACTATTTCTGCTCCGTGTATGCTGCTCGGATGATGGTTGCTCAGGGCAAAGGCTTGATTGTGTTCATATCATCCATGGGTGGTCTGCGCTATCTCTTCAATGTACCCTATGGGGTCGGGAAAGCTGCA tgTGACCGAATGGCAGCAGACATGGCAATAGAGCTGAAGAAGAAAGGTGTGGTTTCTGTAAGCCTCTGGCCAGGGGCAGTTCAGACAGAGTTAATCAATCAGTATATGTCTCATGGTGAGGGTCCTCTGGGAATTGATCCTAAa TtaaaggaagtgttcagtaagggTGAGACGACAGAGTTTAGTGGACGATGCATAGTTGAGCTGGCCAAag ATAAAAGTCTGATGTCAATGACTGGGCAAGTGTTGATGACCTGTGATCTCGCTTACCGCTATGGACTCAAGGATGTTGATG GTCGCAGTGTAGTGGACTACACCTCTCTGAAGTTCCTCATTTCCCAGATACCCTATGTGTCCTGGTTGTCCGTATTCACTCCTTCATTTATCAGAGTGCCTCGTTCCATTCTGAGTCTTGGCAGTGGCAAATTCTAA